The following are encoded in a window of Rhizobium sp. WYJ-E13 genomic DNA:
- a CDS encoding universal stress protein, whose amino-acid sequence MVSKRLSRLEGHRRKFMAVIDGTPECQRAVHYAGRRAKNSNGGLVLLYVIPEGDFQQWLGVEEIMRAEAREEAEATVAKIAQIVRETIGIEPEIVIREGNSAEQINAVIEEDRDVAILVLAAGSAKEGPGPLVSSVAGRGAAFPIPVTVLPDTLTNEEIDALC is encoded by the coding sequence ATGGTATCAAAGCGACTCTCACGGCTCGAAGGTCATCGCCGCAAATTCATGGCGGTGATCGACGGGACACCCGAATGCCAACGCGCCGTCCATTATGCCGGGCGGCGCGCCAAGAATTCCAATGGCGGCCTCGTCCTTCTCTACGTGATCCCCGAAGGCGATTTCCAGCAATGGCTCGGCGTCGAGGAGATCATGCGGGCGGAAGCCCGCGAGGAGGCGGAAGCCACCGTCGCAAAGATCGCACAGATCGTGCGCGAGACGATCGGCATCGAGCCTGAGATCGTGATCCGCGAGGGCAATTCGGCCGAGCAGATCAATGCGGTGATAGAGGAAGACCGGGACGTCGCCATCCTCGTGCTTGCCGCAGGCTCCGCCAAAGAAGGACCGGGACCGCTGGTATCCTCCGTCGCAGGGCGTGGAGCGGCCTTTCCCATTCCGGTCACCGTGCTGCCCGACACACTGACCAACGAGGAAATCGACGCCCTCTGTTAA
- the trpS gene encoding tryptophan--tRNA ligase encodes MGEFKKLVFSGVQPTGNLHLGNYLGAIRRFVQLQDGNDCIYCVVDLHALTAQLVHEDMLSQTRSIAAAFIASGIDAEKHIVFNQSAVPQHAELAWIFNCVARLGWMNRMTQFKDKAGKDREQASLGLYAYPSLMAADILVYRATHVPVGEDQKQHLELTRDIAMKFNLDYASHIRKTNYGIDITVGDEPVHAYFPMVEPLIGGPAPRVMSLRDGTKKMSKSDPSDLSRINLMDDEDAISKKIRKAKTDPDGLPSEVAGLESRPEAENLVSIYAALADKTKEQVLAEFGGQQFSVFKPALIDLAVQVLSPITGEMRRLMNDTSHIDAILRNGNERARARADVTMRELREIIGFLY; translated from the coding sequence ATGGGCGAATTCAAGAAGCTCGTATTCTCCGGCGTTCAGCCCACGGGCAATCTGCATCTCGGCAATTATCTCGGCGCGATCCGCCGCTTCGTGCAGCTCCAGGACGGCAACGACTGCATCTATTGCGTCGTCGATCTGCATGCGCTGACTGCGCAGCTCGTCCACGAGGACATGCTGTCACAGACGCGCTCGATCGCAGCCGCCTTCATCGCCTCCGGCATCGACGCTGAAAAGCATATCGTCTTCAATCAGTCCGCCGTACCGCAGCACGCCGAACTCGCCTGGATCTTCAATTGTGTCGCCCGCCTCGGCTGGATGAACCGCATGACGCAGTTCAAGGACAAGGCCGGCAAGGACCGAGAGCAGGCCTCGCTCGGTCTCTACGCCTATCCGAGCCTGATGGCCGCCGACATTCTCGTCTACCGCGCCACGCATGTGCCCGTCGGCGAGGACCAGAAGCAGCACCTTGAGCTGACGCGTGACATCGCGATGAAGTTCAATCTCGATTACGCCTCGCATATCCGCAAGACGAATTACGGGATCGACATCACCGTCGGCGACGAGCCGGTGCATGCCTATTTCCCGATGGTCGAACCGTTGATCGGCGGGCCAGCGCCGCGCGTCATGTCGCTACGCGACGGCACGAAGAAGATGTCGAAGTCCGATCCGTCGGACCTGTCGCGCATCAACCTGATGGACGACGAGGACGCGATCTCCAAGAAGATCCGCAAGGCCAAGACCGATCCGGACGGCTTGCCGAGCGAAGTGGCCGGCCTCGAAAGCCGACCGGAAGCCGAAAACCTCGTCTCGATCTATGCCGCACTTGCCGACAAGACGAAGGAGCAGGTGCTTGCCGAATTCGGCGGCCAGCAATTCTCCGTCTTCAAGCCGGCACTGATCGATCTCGCCGTTCAGGTGCTATCGCCGATAACAGGCGAAATGCGCCGCCTGATGAACGATACGAGCCATATCGATGCGATCCTGCGCAACGGCAATGAACGTGCGAGGGCACGCGCCGACGTGACGATGCGCGAACTTCGCGAGATCATCGGCTTCCTCTATTAG
- the tsaB gene encoding tRNA (adenosine(37)-N6)-threonylcarbamoyltransferase complex dimerization subunit type 1 TsaB: MIVLALDTAGVDCAAAIYDSGRNTVLGEASDMIGKGHAEHLMGIVDRALDQAGVTLSDVDRLAVTIGPGSFTGIRVGVAAARGFALSLNVPAVGITTLEVMAAAQREKMPGRPVLAAMDAKRDEIYLQSFAADGTPLDEARAASVSEAKAFAAGFDGEITGSATPLLKPDVAGEQANSFPISIVARLGAAASPNSGKPKPLYLRGPDAKPQAGYAIARV, translated from the coding sequence ATGATCGTTCTGGCGCTCGACACGGCAGGTGTAGATTGCGCTGCCGCTATTTATGACAGCGGCAGGAATACGGTGCTGGGGGAGGCATCGGACATGATCGGCAAGGGACATGCTGAACATCTGATGGGTATCGTCGACCGCGCGCTGGATCAGGCGGGCGTCACGCTCTCGGATGTCGACCGCCTCGCCGTCACCATCGGACCAGGCTCCTTCACCGGTATCCGCGTCGGCGTTGCTGCAGCCCGCGGTTTTGCGCTTTCCCTCAATGTGCCAGCCGTCGGTATCACGACACTCGAAGTCATGGCGGCTGCCCAGCGCGAAAAGATGCCGGGCCGGCCCGTGCTTGCGGCAATGGATGCCAAGCGGGACGAAATCTACCTCCAGTCCTTCGCAGCCGACGGCACGCCGCTCGACGAGGCGCGTGCGGCGAGCGTATCGGAGGCCAAGGCTTTTGCCGCCGGTTTCGACGGTGAGATCACCGGTTCAGCGACACCACTCCTGAAGCCCGATGTGGCAGGCGAGCAGGCCAACTCCTTCCCGATCTCCATCGTGGCGCGCCTCGGTGCGGCCGCGAGCCCGAATTCCGGAAAGCCGAAACCCCTTTATCTGCGCGGACCCGATGCCAAACCGCAGGCCGGGTACGCGATTGCAAGAGTATGA
- a CDS encoding N-acetyltransferase, translating into MTMLEAYLTLKPEFEIVAMGPEDCLDVSVLHRERFARPWGDGEFHSLLSQNTVFGFVARQTNAILKKTLPGFVLARQAAGEAEILTVAVQAKVARCGLGWRLMQAAMREARLRGGESMFLEVDDGNTAALGLYRKLGFEQAGERKGYYKDANGATSTALVMKRVLR; encoded by the coding sequence ATGACAATGCTGGAAGCCTATCTGACGCTGAAGCCGGAATTCGAAATCGTCGCGATGGGGCCGGAGGATTGCCTCGATGTTTCCGTGCTGCATCGCGAGCGCTTTGCGCGCCCTTGGGGTGACGGCGAATTCCACAGCCTGCTTTCGCAGAACACCGTCTTCGGCTTCGTCGCCCGCCAGACCAATGCCATCCTGAAGAAGACTCTGCCGGGCTTCGTCCTTGCGCGCCAGGCGGCGGGCGAGGCCGAAATCCTGACCGTTGCCGTACAGGCGAAGGTTGCTCGCTGCGGCCTCGGCTGGCGGCTGATGCAGGCCGCCATGCGCGAGGCGCGTCTTCGCGGCGGCGAGAGCATGTTCCTGGAAGTCGACGACGGCAATACCGCCGCCCTTGGCCTCTATCGCAAGCTCGGATTCGAGCAGGCGGGCGAACGCAAGGGCTATTATAAGGACGCCAATGGGGCTACCTCCACGGCGCTTGTCATGAAGCGCGTTCTTCGGTAG
- the murJ gene encoding murein biosynthesis integral membrane protein MurJ, giving the protein MSLVKKFATVGGATLGSRIFGFARETLMAAALGTGPMADVFYAAFRFPNLFRRLFAEGAFNAAFVPLFAKEIEANGTDGAKRFSEEVFGVLFSVLLLITIVMELSMPLLVRFVIAPGFADDPEKFGITIRMAAVMFPYLMCMSLTAMMSGMLNSLHHFFAAAVAPIFLNVVMIGALFYTLYTGAEPLATAWYLSWGVLVAGILQLVVVYVGVLHAGMSIGFRFPKITPNVKRLLILAVPAAVTGGITQINQLIGQAIASSREGAIAALQYADRIYQLPLGVVGVAVGVVLLPELARSLKGGALREAAFLQNRSIEFVLFLTIPAAFALWILSDEIIRVLYERGAFHQDNTLLVGSILAIYGIGLPAFVLIKALQPGFYAREDTKTPMRFSAIAVATNCAAALTLFPYMGAPGIAVAEATAGWISTVLLFTTLLRRGHLTWEWALAKRAALLVVAAAVMGTVIIYLKQHWAPWLASGAPLLTKVGTLGLLIAISMVVYFATAFLIGGADLGMIRRNLNRKPAPAKDA; this is encoded by the coding sequence ATGAGCCTCGTCAAGAAATTCGCCACGGTCGGCGGCGCCACACTCGGCAGCCGCATCTTTGGTTTTGCCCGCGAAACGCTGATGGCCGCAGCCCTTGGCACCGGGCCGATGGCCGACGTCTTCTATGCCGCCTTCCGTTTCCCGAATCTCTTCCGCCGGCTGTTTGCCGAAGGCGCCTTCAACGCTGCCTTCGTGCCGCTCTTTGCCAAGGAGATCGAAGCGAACGGCACTGACGGTGCCAAGCGCTTTTCGGAAGAAGTCTTCGGCGTTCTCTTTTCCGTGCTGCTGCTCATCACCATCGTGATGGAGCTTTCCATGCCGCTGCTTGTGCGCTTCGTCATCGCGCCGGGCTTTGCTGATGATCCCGAGAAGTTCGGTATCACCATCCGCATGGCCGCTGTGATGTTTCCCTATCTCATGTGTATGTCGCTGACGGCGATGATGAGCGGCATGCTGAATTCGCTGCATCACTTCTTCGCCGCTGCCGTCGCGCCTATCTTCCTCAACGTCGTGATGATCGGCGCGCTCTTTTATACACTTTATACCGGCGCCGAACCGCTGGCGACGGCCTGGTATCTCTCCTGGGGTGTGCTGGTCGCCGGCATCCTGCAGCTTGTCGTCGTCTATGTCGGCGTGCTGCATGCCGGCATGAGCATCGGCTTCCGCTTCCCAAAGATAACGCCGAACGTGAAGCGGTTGCTGATCCTTGCGGTTCCGGCGGCCGTGACCGGTGGCATCACGCAGATCAACCAGCTCATCGGCCAGGCAATCGCCTCCTCCCGCGAAGGCGCGATTGCCGCCCTGCAATATGCCGATCGCATCTACCAGCTTCCGCTCGGTGTCGTCGGTGTCGCCGTCGGTGTGGTACTGCTGCCCGAGCTTGCCCGTTCGCTCAAGGGCGGAGCGTTGCGCGAGGCCGCCTTTCTGCAGAATCGCTCGATCGAATTCGTGCTGTTCCTGACGATCCCAGCTGCATTCGCGCTGTGGATCCTCTCCGACGAGATTATTCGCGTGCTCTATGAGCGTGGAGCCTTCCATCAGGACAACACCCTGCTCGTCGGATCGATCCTGGCGATCTACGGCATAGGCTTGCCGGCTTTCGTGCTGATCAAGGCGCTGCAGCCGGGCTTTTATGCCCGCGAAGATACCAAGACGCCGATGCGTTTTTCAGCAATCGCGGTGGCGACCAACTGTGCCGCGGCGCTGACGCTGTTCCCCTATATGGGCGCGCCGGGCATCGCAGTCGCTGAAGCCACTGCCGGCTGGATCAGCACCGTACTGCTCTTCACCACGCTTCTGCGCCGCGGTCATCTGACATGGGAATGGGCACTGGCCAAACGCGCAGCGCTGCTGGTCGTCGCCGCGGCTGTCATGGGCACAGTCATCATCTACCTCAAGCAGCACTGGGCGCCCTGGCTTGCTTCGGGCGCGCCGCTTTTGACCAAGGTCGGCACGCTTGGCCTGCTGATCGCGATTTCCATGGTCGTCTATTTCGCGACCGCCTTCCTGATCGGCGGAGCAGACCTCGGCATGATCCGGCGCAACCTCAATCGCAAACCGGCACCGGCGAAAGATGCCTAA
- a CDS encoding D-Ala-D-Ala carboxypeptidase family metallohydrolase: MQNASLLAMAGLFALQSATTAVGQDHRRQTSQLPKHETRIAYTMQTVSVRASCFPARLRAVLSHIAAKTGRRPMITSGFRPHPRRHGSMHGKCLAADIRIPGVSERTIIAAAKTAPGIGGIGTYCNGIVHVDVGPQRRWVDC; this comes from the coding sequence ATGCAGAACGCCAGTTTGCTCGCCATGGCAGGCCTTTTCGCCCTACAATCAGCAACCACAGCCGTCGGTCAAGATCATCGACGGCAGACCAGCCAACTTCCCAAACACGAGACGCGCATTGCTTACACGATGCAGACCGTCAGCGTTCGCGCCAGCTGTTTTCCGGCGCGATTGCGGGCGGTTTTATCGCATATCGCGGCAAAGACCGGACGACGGCCGATGATAACTTCGGGCTTCCGGCCACACCCCCGCCGCCACGGTTCCATGCACGGGAAATGCCTTGCGGCTGATATCCGGATTCCCGGCGTGTCGGAGCGCACGATCATCGCCGCTGCGAAAACCGCACCCGGCATCGGAGGGATCGGCACCTATTGCAATGGCATCGTCCACGTCGATGTCGGGCCGCAGCGACGATGGGTGGATTGCTAA
- a CDS encoding NifU family protein encodes MFIQTEATPNPATQKFLPGKVVMENGTAEFRNADEAQASPLAARLFEIPGVTGVYFGYDFISVSKDNAEWQHLKPAILGSIMEHFMSGKPVMGDASILSEDVDSGDEFFDEGDESIVLTIKELLETRVRPAVAQDGGDITFRGFKDGKVYLNMKGSCSGCPSSTATLKHGVQNLLRHFVPEVQEVIAA; translated from the coding sequence ATGTTCATTCAGACCGAAGCCACGCCGAACCCAGCCACGCAGAAGTTCCTCCCCGGCAAGGTGGTGATGGAAAACGGCACGGCCGAATTCCGCAATGCCGATGAGGCCCAGGCTTCACCGCTCGCTGCCCGTCTCTTTGAAATTCCGGGCGTCACAGGCGTCTATTTCGGCTACGATTTCATCTCCGTCTCCAAGGACAATGCCGAGTGGCAGCACCTGAAGCCGGCTATTCTCGGCTCGATCATGGAGCATTTCATGTCCGGCAAACCGGTCATGGGCGACGCTTCCATCCTTTCGGAAGATGTCGATTCGGGCGATGAATTCTTCGACGAAGGCGATGAATCGATCGTGCTGACCATCAAGGAACTGCTTGAGACCCGTGTGCGTCCGGCCGTTGCCCAGGATGGTGGCGACATCACCTTCCGTGGCTTCAAGGACGGCAAGGTTTATCTGAACATGAAGGGCTCCTGCTCCGGCTGCCCGTCTTCGACGGCAACGCTGAAACACGGTGTCCAGAACCTGCTGCGCCATTTCGTTCCGGAAGTGCAGGAAGTGATTGCCGCTTAA
- a CDS encoding Fur family transcriptional regulator, whose translation MTDEAKTLEELCAERGMRMTEQRRVIARILEDSEDHPDVEELYRRSVKVDAKISISTVYRTVKLFEDAGIIARHDFRDGRSRYETVPEEHHDHLIDLKTGVVIEFRSPEIEALQERIAREHGFKLVDHRLELYGIPLKKDEI comes from the coding sequence ATGACTGACGAAGCCAAGACCCTTGAGGAGCTTTGCGCTGAACGCGGCATGCGCATGACGGAGCAGCGCCGCGTGATCGCGCGCATTCTCGAAGACTCCGAAGATCATCCTGACGTCGAAGAGCTTTACCGCCGCTCCGTCAAGGTCGACGCCAAGATTTCGATCTCGACGGTCTATCGTACGGTGAAGCTGTTCGAAGATGCCGGCATCATCGCCCGCCACGACTTCCGTGACGGCCGCTCCCGCTACGAGACTGTCCCCGAAGAACATCACGATCACCTGATCGACCTGAAGACCGGCGTCGTCATCGAATTCCGCTCACCGGAAATCGAGGCATTGCAGGAACGCATCGCGCGCGAACACGGCTTCAAGCTCGTGGATCATCGGCTGGAACTCTACGGCATCCCGCTGAAGAAAGACGAAATCTGA
- a CDS encoding [protein-PII] uridylyltransferase, whose product MQTKSEARHEHAARTEEATARPMGMYDIDFSEILDVELLQGQSDAIAEANRNRPDVLRNDLLAVLKKASVEGRRKARDLLDAQGGGLDCAHRISWLQDQIIAVLYNFATEHVFPKQKDKFAVTAVGGYGRDTLAPGSDIDLLFLFLPKPAEETHKAVEFMLYMLWDMGFKVGHATRTVEECIALSKSDMTIRTAILEMRYICGLKSLETELEARFDKEIVTGTGPEFIAAKLAERDERHRKAGDTRYLVEPNVKEGKGGLRDLHTLFWISKYYYHVRDPADLVPLGVLSKQEYRLLEKADDFLWAVRCHMHFLTGKAEERLSFDIQREIAEALGYHSRPGLSAVERFMKHYFLIAKDVGDLTRILCAALEDQQAKSIPGLTGVISRFTHRNRKIPGSVEFVEDRGRIALANPDVFKRDPVSIIRLFHVADINGLEFHPDALKRVTRSLGLVNNDLRENDEANRLFLSILTSKRDPALILRRMNEAGVLGRFIPEFGKIVAMMQFNMYHHYTVDEHLIRAIDVLSEIDKGKAEELHPLANKLMPHIEDREALYVAVLLHDIAKGRQEDHSIAGARVARKLCARFGLSQKQTEIVVWLIEEHLTMSMVAQTRDLTDRKTITDFADRVQSLDRLKMLMILTICDIRAVGPGVWNGWKGQLLRTLYYETELLLAGGFSEVSRKERAQAAAEALYAALSDWSQKDRRTYAKLHYQPYLLSVPLEDQIRHAHFIRQADKAGQALATSVRTDSFHAITEITVLSPDHPRLLAVIAGACAAAGANIVDAQIFTTSDGRALDTIHVSREFPNDEDELRRAATIGRMIEDVLSGRKRLPEVIATRAKNRKKSKAFIIPPSVTITNSLSNKFTVIEVECLDRPGLLSEMTAVLSDLSLDIQSARITTFGEKVIDTFYVTDLVGQKISGDSKRANITARMKAVMAEEQDELRERMPSGIIAPPATSAEKKAGPPA is encoded by the coding sequence ATGCAGACGAAATCAGAGGCACGCCACGAGCACGCGGCCCGGACCGAAGAGGCAACCGCTCGGCCGATGGGGATGTACGACATCGATTTCTCAGAAATCCTCGATGTGGAACTGCTGCAGGGGCAAAGCGACGCCATTGCCGAAGCCAACCGCAACCGTCCCGACGTGCTGCGCAACGATCTTCTTGCCGTTTTGAAGAAGGCGAGCGTCGAAGGCCGCAGGAAGGCGCGTGACCTGCTCGATGCCCAAGGTGGCGGACTTGATTGCGCCCACCGCATTTCCTGGCTGCAGGACCAGATCATTGCCGTTCTCTATAATTTCGCCACCGAGCATGTCTTCCCGAAGCAGAAGGACAAGTTTGCGGTGACCGCTGTCGGTGGCTATGGCCGCGACACGCTGGCGCCGGGCTCCGATATCGACCTGCTCTTCCTCTTCCTGCCGAAGCCGGCGGAAGAGACGCACAAGGCCGTCGAGTTCATGCTCTACATGCTGTGGGACATGGGCTTCAAGGTCGGGCATGCGACCCGCACGGTCGAGGAATGCATCGCGCTTTCCAAATCCGACATGACGATCCGCACCGCTATTCTGGAGATGCGCTACATCTGCGGGCTGAAGTCGCTGGAGACCGAGCTGGAAGCCCGCTTCGACAAGGAAATCGTCACCGGCACCGGACCGGAATTCATCGCCGCCAAGCTCGCTGAACGCGACGAGCGCCACCGCAAAGCGGGCGACACGCGATACCTCGTCGAGCCGAACGTCAAGGAGGGCAAAGGCGGCCTTCGCGACCTGCACACGCTCTTCTGGATTTCGAAATATTATTATCACGTCCGCGACCCGGCGGATCTTGTGCCGCTCGGCGTGCTGTCGAAGCAGGAATACCGGCTCTTGGAAAAGGCCGACGATTTTCTCTGGGCTGTGCGCTGCCACATGCACTTCCTCACCGGAAAGGCCGAGGAGCGTCTTTCCTTCGATATCCAGCGCGAGATCGCCGAGGCTCTCGGCTATCATTCGCGCCCCGGCCTCTCGGCCGTCGAGCGCTTCATGAAGCACTATTTCCTGATCGCCAAAGACGTGGGCGATCTGACCCGCATCCTTTGTGCAGCACTTGAAGACCAGCAGGCAAAGTCGATCCCCGGCCTGACCGGCGTCATCAGCCGCTTTACCCACCGTAACCGCAAGATCCCCGGCAGCGTCGAGTTCGTGGAAGATCGCGGCCGTATCGCGCTCGCCAATCCCGATGTCTTCAAGCGCGATCCGGTCAGCATTATCAGGCTGTTCCATGTCGCCGATATCAACGGGCTCGAATTCCATCCCGATGCGCTGAAGCGCGTCACGCGTTCACTCGGTCTCGTCAACAACGATCTGCGCGAGAACGACGAGGCCAACCGGCTGTTCCTGTCGATCCTGACGTCCAAGCGCGATCCGGCGCTGATCCTGCGGCGCATGAACGAGGCCGGCGTGCTCGGCCGCTTCATTCCCGAATTCGGCAAGATCGTCGCGATGATGCAGTTCAATATGTATCACCACTATACGGTCGACGAGCACCTGATCCGCGCCATCGATGTCCTCTCGGAAATCGACAAGGGCAAGGCGGAGGAACTGCATCCGCTCGCCAACAAGCTCATGCCGCATATCGAGGACCGCGAGGCGCTCTATGTCGCGGTCTTGCTGCACGATATCGCCAAGGGCCGGCAGGAGGACCATTCGATTGCCGGCGCCCGCGTCGCCCGCAAGCTCTGCGCCCGTTTCGGCCTGTCGCAGAAGCAGACCGAGATCGTCGTCTGGCTGATCGAGGAACATCTGACCATGTCGATGGTCGCCCAGACGCGCGACCTGACGGACCGCAAGACGATCACCGACTTCGCCGATCGCGTTCAGTCCCTGGATCGGCTGAAGATGCTGATGATCCTGACGATCTGCGACATCCGCGCCGTCGGTCCGGGCGTCTGGAACGGCTGGAAGGGCCAGTTGCTGCGCACGCTCTACTACGAGACGGAACTGCTGCTTGCCGGCGGCTTCTCCGAGGTGTCGCGCAAGGAGCGTGCCCAGGCTGCCGCCGAGGCGCTCTATGCGGCACTGTCCGACTGGAGCCAGAAGGACCGCCGCACCTATGCCAAGCTGCACTACCAGCCCTACCTGCTCTCCGTGCCGCTGGAAGACCAGATCCGCCACGCGCATTTCATCCGCCAGGCGGACAAGGCCGGCCAGGCGCTGGCGACCTCGGTGCGCACCGACAGTTTCCATGCCATTACCGAGATCACCGTTCTTTCGCCCGACCATCCCCGCCTGCTTGCCGTCATTGCCGGTGCTTGCGCGGCAGCCGGCGCCAACATCGTCGACGCGCAAATCTTCACGACTTCGGATGGCCGCGCGCTCGATACGATCCATGTCAGTCGCGAGTTTCCGAACGACGAGGACGAGCTTCGTCGTGCCGCCACGATCGGCAGGATGATCGAAGACGTGCTTTCCGGCCGCAAGCGCCTGCCCGAGGTGATCGCGACCCGCGCGAAGAACCGCAAGAAGAGCAAGGCCTTCATCATTCCGCCGTCGGTGACGATCACCAACAGCCTGTCGAACAAGTTTACGGTCATCGAAGTGGAATGTCTCGACCGGCCGGGCCTGCTCTCGGAAATGACAGCGGTGCTGTCCGATCTTTCGCTCGATATTCAATCTGCGCGCATCACCACCTTCGGTGAAAAGGTCATCGATACATTCTACGTCACCGATCTCGTCGGTCAGAAGATTTCCGGCGACAGCAAACGCGCGAATATCACTGCCCGTATGAAAGCGGTCATGGCCGAGGAGCAGGACGAACTGCGCGAGCGTATGCCTTCCGGCATCATCGCGCCACCCGCTACATCAGCCGAAAAGAAAGCCGGTCCCCCCGCATGA